Proteins encoded by one window of Cellvibrio sp. KY-GH-1:
- a CDS encoding SDR family oxidoreductase, producing MSNPVALITGGSAGIGAVTALLAAERGYDVAITYLSQQAEAELIAAKISALGRKVLCTRVDLSRETDIVDWFTQVDNTFGRVDLLVNNAAILRQKLFRDTNATELQHTFAVNVVGSFLCAREAVKRMSTANGGSGGSIINVSSVAARVGSPFEYIDYAASKGAIDTFTMGLAKEVVGEGIRVNAVRPGIINTELHAKGGEPTRIQRIAPMIPMQRAGEPDEIAKSILWLASTEASYITGTLLDVSGGR from the coding sequence ATGAGCAATCCTGTTGCGTTGATTACCGGAGGTAGCGCCGGCATAGGCGCAGTCACAGCGCTACTTGCCGCCGAGCGCGGCTATGACGTCGCCATCACCTACCTCAGCCAGCAAGCGGAAGCGGAGCTCATCGCCGCAAAAATTTCCGCACTTGGCCGCAAGGTTTTGTGCACACGCGTCGATCTCAGCCGCGAGACCGATATAGTCGATTGGTTTACGCAAGTCGATAACACATTTGGCCGCGTGGATTTGTTGGTCAACAACGCGGCGATTCTGCGCCAGAAATTATTTCGCGATACCAATGCAACCGAGTTACAACATACCTTTGCCGTGAATGTGGTGGGCAGTTTTTTGTGCGCACGCGAAGCGGTCAAACGCATGAGCACCGCTAATGGCGGCAGTGGTGGTTCGATAATCAACGTTTCTTCGGTTGCCGCGCGCGTGGGTTCCCCGTTTGAATATATCGACTACGCCGCGAGCAAAGGGGCAATCGATACGTTCACCATGGGGCTCGCCAAAGAAGTCGTGGGTGAAGGTATTCGTGTAAACGCCGTGCGCCCGGGCATTATCAATACCGAGCTGCATGCCAAAGGTGGTGAGCCGACACGAATCCAACGTATTGCACCTATGATCCCGATGCAGCGGGCAGGCGAACCGGATGAAATTGCCAAATCGATTTTATGGCTCGCGTCCACTGAGGCCTCCTACATTACCGGTACTCTGTTGGATGTGAGTGGTGGGCGATAG
- a CDS encoding MBOAT family protein yields MHYLSPEFGILFVVFLWLYWWIGSARGVKAQNYLLLIASYLFYCSFDWRFALLLANFSLVILLLAQAIQTPNGTRRRWPMLLGVAIALLNLGIFKYYNFFREEAMALLTPVFTDASLPVLELVLPVGISFYTFQGIAYLVSVGRGEYKAATLADGLLHLSFFPTLLAGPICRPGELLAQIEAPARRALVAPEWAILLIISALIKKIWLAAWLAEEWANPVFASPESYHAVELAGGLMAYAWQLFFDFSGYTDVVTALALLLGFKLPVNFRQPYLATNLSDFWKRWHITLSRWIRDFVYIPLGGNRGNFGRTQINLVVAMTLSGFWHGASITFVVWGLWHGIGLVCQNIWHKVSDWRLPAVIGQIITFIFVCLGWLLFRAEDWDSAKTFLLGFGEWELVPSLNWLGLLLAIGIFFVLARQAENIMQKSAILLRQLPWWAQSLCLFLSALVIMGLAPAGMPGFIYFGF; encoded by the coding sequence ATGCATTACCTCTCGCCCGAATTCGGGATTTTATTTGTTGTTTTTTTGTGGCTCTACTGGTGGATTGGCTCTGCCCGTGGCGTAAAGGCGCAGAACTATTTGTTGCTGATCGCCAGCTATCTTTTTTACTGCTCCTTTGATTGGCGTTTTGCGCTTTTGTTGGCGAATTTCTCGCTGGTAATCCTGTTGCTGGCGCAGGCAATACAAACACCGAATGGCACCCGGCGGCGCTGGCCCATGCTGTTGGGTGTGGCCATCGCGCTTCTGAACCTGGGAATATTCAAGTACTACAATTTTTTCCGCGAAGAGGCCATGGCCTTGCTTACACCGGTTTTTACCGACGCCAGCTTGCCGGTGTTGGAATTGGTGCTGCCCGTGGGGATTTCGTTTTACACCTTCCAGGGGATTGCTTATCTGGTGAGCGTAGGGCGAGGCGAATACAAAGCCGCAACACTCGCCGATGGTTTATTGCATCTCTCCTTTTTCCCGACACTACTCGCCGGGCCAATTTGTCGCCCCGGTGAATTGCTCGCACAAATTGAAGCTCCTGCACGCCGCGCGTTGGTTGCGCCCGAGTGGGCTATTTTATTGATCATCTCGGCGTTGATTAAAAAAATCTGGCTGGCTGCCTGGCTCGCCGAGGAGTGGGCCAACCCGGTTTTCGCCAGCCCCGAGAGTTATCACGCGGTGGAGTTGGCCGGCGGGCTGATGGCCTATGCCTGGCAATTATTTTTTGATTTTTCCGGCTACACCGATGTGGTTACCGCGCTGGCATTGCTACTGGGTTTTAAATTGCCGGTGAATTTCCGCCAGCCTTATCTCGCCACCAATTTGAGTGATTTTTGGAAACGCTGGCATATCACCCTATCGCGCTGGATTCGCGATTTTGTGTACATACCACTCGGCGGTAATCGCGGCAATTTCGGCCGCACCCAAATTAATTTGGTGGTCGCCATGACGCTCTCGGGATTTTGGCACGGCGCAAGCATTACTTTTGTGGTCTGGGGACTCTGGCACGGTATCGGGCTGGTGTGCCAAAACATCTGGCATAAAGTCTCTGACTGGCGGTTGCCGGCGGTGATCGGGCAAATTATTACCTTTATTTTTGTTTGTCTGGGCTGGCTGTTATTCCGCGCCGAAGATTGGGACTCCGCCAAAACTTTCCTGTTAGGGTTTGGCGAATGGGAGTTAGTGCCCAGCTTGAACTGGCTGGGGTTACTCCTCGCCATAGGAATATTTTTTGTACTGGCCAGACAGGCGGAAAATATCATGCAAAAATCAGCAATCCTGTTGCGCCAGTTGCCCTGGTGGGCGCAGAGCCTGTGCCTGTTTTTAAGCGCACTGGTAATTATGGGGTTGGCGCCGGCGGGTATGCCGGGCTTCATTTACTTTGGTTTTTAA
- a CDS encoding efflux RND transporter periplasmic adaptor subunit produces the protein MIDKKMSFMDTPIPANAWRRQRKYFFSVLGFSLVCALWAWAAPSGERRLRVLKSELSVAQVSQGIFEDVIPLRGQITPLYTIYLDAMEGGRVEKILVEEGVELQAGQAIVEFSNARLQLESITREAQVSEQINLLQSQELNLARNALDHKRQLNELELRLKDTAQQLARAKKLAAQNYIAQDKLDELGNQYQYLQNSLALTKESQAADKALQESQLQQLRGSVASLNKNLAFARDNLESLKVKAPVDGLLTAFDLQPGQSLMPGERFGQIDDPDNFKVMALVDEFYKNRLQLGQTAFYQQGSEKYDLRVKKIYPQVIDGQFRVDLVFNNAQPPNVSRGQTLQMRLQIGANEPALLIPNNSFYQDTGGHWIYVMDGSQQFARKRDITLGRRNAQSIEVLNGLVEGESVIVSPYTNYKEIDRLIIR, from the coding sequence GTGATTGATAAAAAAATGAGTTTTATGGATACACCAATACCTGCCAATGCCTGGCGCCGCCAGCGCAAATATTTTTTTTCAGTGCTCGGCTTCAGCTTGGTGTGCGCGCTTTGGGCCTGGGCCGCGCCCAGTGGTGAGCGGCGCTTGCGCGTGCTGAAAAGTGAATTAAGTGTTGCGCAAGTGAGCCAGGGAATCTTTGAGGATGTAATTCCGTTGCGCGGGCAAATTACCCCGTTGTACACCATTTATCTGGATGCGATGGAAGGTGGGCGAGTGGAAAAAATTCTGGTGGAAGAAGGCGTAGAGCTGCAAGCGGGACAAGCGATAGTGGAATTTTCCAACGCGCGTTTGCAGTTGGAGTCCATCACTCGGGAAGCGCAGGTTAGCGAGCAGATCAATTTGTTGCAGTCGCAGGAATTAAATCTTGCACGCAATGCGCTGGATCACAAACGTCAACTGAATGAATTGGAATTGCGCTTAAAAGACACCGCACAACAATTGGCGCGCGCCAAAAAATTGGCCGCGCAAAACTATATTGCACAGGACAAATTGGATGAGCTGGGCAATCAATACCAATACTTGCAGAACAGTCTTGCGCTCACCAAAGAATCGCAAGCGGCCGATAAAGCGCTACAGGAATCCCAATTGCAGCAACTGCGCGGTTCGGTCGCATCGCTCAATAAAAATCTCGCTTTCGCGCGCGATAATCTGGAATCATTGAAAGTAAAGGCCCCGGTGGATGGGTTGCTCACTGCCTTCGATTTGCAGCCTGGTCAATCGTTAATGCCGGGGGAACGCTTTGGCCAAATCGACGATCCGGATAATTTTAAAGTCATGGCGTTGGTTGATGAGTTCTATAAAAATCGCTTACAGCTTGGTCAAACGGCTTTTTACCAGCAAGGCAGTGAAAAATATGATCTGCGCGTAAAAAAAATCTATCCGCAAGTGATTGATGGGCAATTTCGGGTGGATTTGGTATTTAACAATGCCCAACCCCCTAATGTTAGCCGGGGTCAAACGCTGCAGATGCGGTTGCAAATTGGGGCAAATGAACCGGCTTTGTTAATACCCAACAATTCGTTTTATCAGGATACGGGCGGGCATTGGATTTATGTGATGGATGGCTCGCAGCAATTTGCGCGCAAGCGCGACATAACATTGGGGCGGCGCAATGCCCAGTCTATTGAAGTCTTGAATGGTCTCGTGGAAGGGGAATCGGTCATAGTGAGCCCCTATACCAATTACAAAGAAATAGACCGGCTAATTATTCGTTAA
- a CDS encoding PAS domain-containing sensor histidine kinase — protein sequence MISKWRTDFRIAVSLRLLLIFLTMAAIVWLLQRETPLVFSLVGCSLLLLLQILLLLQSLQKIYLQLEDFFTSLHFQDTTRQIVPVFYQGKKLAQLWQEIQSDMQQLRARNESLLHYYSMLLEKVPVPLVRLHAEKIELLNSAARQLFQHNQLTRVSELNHFGQGFARALTGLQPGDQQLLSLQLPQQTLSLAASATSIQTPEGTNKIISLQVIQRELDRQQIDAWQKLVQVLSHEIMNSMTPIHSLSNTAQDLLASYQQQLATAPQDLATDLLTDANEALVTVSRRSEHLMDFVRAYRTVAQPLHLELRPHALRHLLQSVVTLFTQELERDTISLALDITPEHLEFNTDAAQIEQALINLIKNAIEALREHQAPAAGKHIFLRAYIHPQGKLVIDVEDNGPGIAEDKRAQIFVPFYTSKRTGTGIGLFVVQQIMQAHGGSVNYLALPHGSCFRMMF from the coding sequence ATGATCTCTAAGTGGCGTACTGATTTTCGCATAGCCGTTAGCCTGCGTTTGCTGCTCATTTTTTTGACCATGGCTGCTATTGTCTGGCTATTGCAGCGCGAGACGCCGCTAGTGTTTAGTCTTGTTGGATGTAGCCTGCTATTGTTACTTCAAATTCTTTTGCTGTTGCAGTCGCTCCAAAAAATTTATTTGCAGTTGGAGGATTTTTTTACCAGCCTGCACTTCCAGGATACAACGCGTCAGATTGTACCGGTGTTTTACCAAGGCAAAAAGCTCGCTCAACTCTGGCAGGAAATTCAAAGCGACATGCAGCAGCTACGCGCGCGCAACGAGTCACTGTTGCACTACTACTCCATGCTGCTGGAAAAAGTCCCTGTGCCGCTGGTGCGCTTGCACGCAGAAAAAATCGAGTTGCTCAACAGCGCCGCGCGGCAATTATTTCAGCATAATCAATTAACGCGCGTGAGCGAGCTGAATCATTTCGGCCAAGGCTTTGCGCGGGCGCTAACCGGTCTGCAACCGGGTGATCAGCAATTGCTTAGCTTGCAACTGCCGCAGCAAACCTTATCGCTCGCCGCTTCCGCCACCAGCATTCAAACACCCGAAGGCACGAATAAAATTATCAGTTTGCAAGTGATCCAGCGCGAATTGGATCGCCAGCAAATCGACGCCTGGCAAAAACTGGTGCAAGTACTCAGCCATGAAATCATGAATTCAATGACGCCAATTCATTCCCTAAGCAACACAGCGCAGGATTTACTGGCGAGCTACCAACAACAACTCGCAACGGCACCACAAGATCTCGCAACCGACTTATTAACCGACGCCAATGAAGCATTAGTAACCGTGAGCCGTCGCAGCGAACACTTGATGGATTTTGTACGCGCCTATCGCACAGTCGCGCAGCCGCTGCACCTCGAGCTACGACCCCATGCGCTGCGCCACTTATTACAGTCGGTCGTAACTTTATTTACTCAGGAATTGGAACGAGACACGATTTCCCTTGCGCTTGACATTACACCCGAACACCTGGAATTTAATACCGACGCGGCGCAGATTGAACAGGCACTGATTAACTTGATTAAAAATGCCATTGAAGCTCTGCGCGAACACCAGGCGCCTGCAGCCGGCAAACATATTTTTCTGCGCGCCTATATTCACCCCCAAGGCAAGCTTGTCATTGACGTAGAGGATAACGGGCCGGGCATTGCTGAGGATAAACGAGCGCAAATCTTTGTTCCTTTCTATACATCCAAGCGCACGGGAACGGGAATCGGCCTGTTTGTGGTTCAACAAATCATGCAGGCTCATGGAGGTTCGGTAAATTATCTCGCTCTGCCGCACGGCAGCTGTTTTCGCATGATGTTTTAA
- a CDS encoding DUF459 domain-containing protein, with translation MQSQPFFAIEQESHHRSALAAISLACLLLVIVKGSSLLQYWQQTHHILMEVNSPPKVGQLIPGNQQFSRWLANTNRWLDQRSERMLLAGQLLLAGDKALPEPVLPVVTVPECPTPVAAQAPACPAPAPVAEPVSKPAIEPTTPAAQPTAPVVANISLAPTKTVTSAASTSSMANTGEPAGREANQAPVLDLANLPTPTEEELAAASGPIGLSAGDRILLVGDSLMQGVAPHLITALKRNYKVESMDLSRHSTGLTYPAFFDWPATVKAAFELEQYQVVIVFLGANDPWDMNLQGKYVRFGSERWKEVYSARVQQIVHTAAEHHARLLWLGAPPMGREDLAGKEPKLNEIYAHEAAKYPLFARFIATAPSLSEDGSSFTKFMELPERGSVMVRTDDGVHFTTQGQKILAKLALAQFTKAAARPPVESSTQETSPAAQPANNQPLANPVPAERQPTASPAPMGEPQVQPPQPTPKPDPALSQR, from the coding sequence ATGCAGTCACAGCCATTTTTTGCAATAGAGCAGGAATCCCATCACCGCAGTGCCCTGGCGGCGATTAGTCTCGCCTGCCTGCTATTGGTGATCGTCAAAGGCAGCTCCCTGCTCCAGTACTGGCAACAGACGCACCATATTCTGATGGAGGTTAACAGCCCACCCAAGGTCGGCCAGTTGATCCCCGGCAACCAACAATTTTCGCGCTGGCTGGCGAACACCAATCGCTGGTTGGATCAGCGCAGTGAACGTATGTTGCTGGCTGGGCAGTTACTGTTGGCGGGTGATAAGGCCCTGCCGGAACCGGTATTGCCAGTAGTTACAGTGCCTGAATGCCCAACACCGGTTGCAGCACAAGCACCCGCTTGCCCGGCTCCGGCACCTGTCGCTGAGCCAGTCAGCAAACCCGCTATTGAGCCGACAACGCCCGCAGCGCAACCCACCGCACCGGTGGTGGCAAATATCAGCCTGGCACCAACCAAAACAGTAACCAGCGCTGCCAGCACCTCCTCAATGGCTAACACCGGTGAACCGGCCGGACGGGAAGCTAACCAAGCACCGGTATTGGATCTCGCCAACTTGCCTACGCCCACCGAGGAAGAATTGGCGGCGGCGAGCGGTCCCATCGGACTTTCAGCGGGCGATCGTATCCTGCTGGTAGGCGACTCATTGATGCAGGGTGTCGCGCCCCATTTGATTACCGCCCTCAAACGCAATTACAAGGTCGAATCCATGGATTTGAGCCGCCACAGTACCGGCCTGACCTATCCGGCTTTCTTTGACTGGCCAGCAACGGTAAAAGCCGCGTTTGAACTGGAGCAGTATCAAGTGGTGATAGTTTTCCTGGGTGCCAACGACCCTTGGGACATGAACCTGCAGGGCAAGTACGTGCGTTTCGGCTCCGAACGCTGGAAAGAAGTGTACAGCGCGCGCGTTCAGCAAATCGTCCACACAGCGGCGGAACACCATGCGCGCTTGCTCTGGTTGGGCGCGCCACCCATGGGGCGCGAGGATCTGGCCGGCAAAGAGCCAAAACTCAATGAAATCTACGCCCATGAGGCCGCTAAATACCCGCTCTTCGCCCGTTTTATCGCCACTGCGCCCAGCCTGAGCGAGGACGGCAGCAGCTTTACCAAATTTATGGAGTTACCCGAGCGCGGCAGCGTGATGGTACGTACCGATGATGGCGTACACTTCACCACCCAAGGCCAAAAAATTCTGGCCAAATTGGCGTTGGCGCAGTTCACTAAAGCCGCCGCACGCCCCCCGGTAGAATCCTCCACTCAGGAAACATCGCCCGCCGCTCAGCCGGCCAACAATCAACCTCTCGCCAACCCAGTACCGGCAGAGCGTCAACCCACCGCATCTCCCGCCCCAATGGGGGAGCCGCAAGTACAGCCACCGCAACCCACACCAAAGCCTGATCCGGCCCTTAGTCAACGATGA
- a CDS encoding sigma-54 dependent transcriptional regulator translates to MAALAQPLLAGHLLVVDDDEDVIAAARLLLKRKVARFSSLNDPQQLPDFLQQHSSLHTVDVVLLDMNFVLGENSGNAGLEWLTFIKKHYPDTVVILMTAFAGVELAVNAMKAGATDFVIKPWSNEKLLGTLHAAFSLAHSRKDNRQLNQHNSALRQSIAASLPAFIGETPAMQELLRKINRCAPTEANVLILGENGSGKELVAREIHRRSARAEQVFMALDMGAIPDNLFEAELFGYRKGAFTGAQENRAGRLLAANGGTLFLDEIANLPMHLQVKLLRVLEQRQVTALGDDKPQALNVRVIAATNASTEQLHDELQFRQDLLYRLNTVELQLPPLRERKEDIPLLADYFLGLYAQKYQRKKPLLTREAQRALANYSWPGNVRSLSHAVERALVLSDQDLLDSADFALGESPLKTGAARQLHPETLNLEILERNAVETALKKHGGNISQAATELGLTRTALYRRMEKYDL, encoded by the coding sequence ATGGCAGCGCTTGCACAACCCTTATTGGCAGGGCATTTGTTGGTTGTTGACGATGACGAGGATGTCATCGCGGCCGCGCGTTTATTGTTGAAACGCAAGGTTGCGCGCTTTAGCAGCCTAAATGACCCCCAGCAGTTGCCCGATTTCTTACAGCAACATTCATCACTTCACACCGTTGACGTCGTTTTGCTGGATATGAATTTTGTACTGGGTGAAAACAGCGGTAATGCGGGTTTGGAGTGGCTAACATTTATTAAAAAACACTACCCTGACACAGTGGTTATTTTAATGACCGCCTTTGCCGGGGTTGAATTAGCGGTTAATGCGATGAAAGCGGGCGCTACCGATTTTGTGATAAAGCCCTGGAGCAATGAAAAATTGCTCGGCACTTTGCATGCAGCCTTTAGCCTCGCGCACTCGCGCAAGGACAATCGACAATTGAACCAGCACAACAGCGCCTTGCGCCAATCCATTGCCGCCAGCTTACCGGCATTTATTGGTGAAACACCCGCAATGCAGGAATTGTTGCGCAAAATTAATCGCTGCGCGCCCACTGAAGCCAACGTATTAATTCTGGGGGAAAATGGTTCTGGTAAAGAATTGGTTGCGCGTGAAATTCACCGTCGCTCAGCGCGCGCCGAGCAGGTTTTTATGGCGCTTGATATGGGGGCCATTCCGGACAATTTATTTGAAGCAGAATTATTTGGTTATCGCAAAGGGGCATTTACCGGCGCACAGGAAAATCGCGCAGGGCGTTTATTAGCAGCAAATGGCGGAACTTTATTTCTGGATGAAATCGCCAACCTCCCCATGCATCTGCAAGTAAAATTATTGCGCGTATTGGAACAGCGCCAGGTGACGGCATTGGGCGATGACAAGCCCCAAGCGTTAAATGTACGCGTTATTGCAGCGACTAACGCCAGCACCGAACAATTACACGATGAACTCCAGTTTCGTCAGGATTTGTTGTACCGACTCAACACCGTTGAATTGCAGTTGCCGCCACTGCGCGAGCGCAAAGAAGACATTCCCTTACTGGCAGATTATTTTCTCGGGCTCTATGCGCAAAAATATCAGCGTAAGAAGCCGCTACTCACGCGCGAAGCCCAACGCGCGCTGGCAAATTATTCCTGGCCTGGCAATGTGCGCTCCCTCAGCCACGCCGTAGAGCGCGCGCTGGTTTTAAGTGACCAGGATTTATTGGACAGCGCCGATTTTGCGCTGGGCGAATCGCCGCTAAAAACCGGCGCTGCACGCCAGCTGCACCCGGAAACACTGAATCTCGAAATACTGGAACGCAATGCCGTTGAGACCGCGTTGAAAAAGCATGGCGGCAACATCTCACAAGCGGCAACGGAATTGGGTTTAACCCGCACTGCGCTTTATCGCCGGATGGAAAAATATGATCTCTAA
- a CDS encoding ABC transporter substrate-binding protein, with product MVTGNTLKLRRRWRWIIGLLFSLQTTLASADFIVSHREPSGDTDTRDQYTIALIRLALEKTKAAYGAYEMRPIPASYYKLRARLATSSNQYPNILLEESYDDELVTKSKLDFIPFPIDLGILGYRVCFVSPQRKADVARITSIEELKKFRLGQGIGWQDAKILKHNGFNVIEVEAYESLFKMVAAGRIDLFCTGANQASAELQAHQTLTQLSIDNAFTLVYKLPRFFFLHPDNQLLKRRITTGLTLAYNDGSMQQLWQENFGPGLRQIHLPERTVFYLANPFIAHLDRGYEQYLFSPLNPP from the coding sequence ATGGTTACAGGTAACACCTTAAAACTGCGCAGGCGTTGGCGATGGATAATTGGCCTCTTGTTCAGCCTCCAGACAACACTAGCCAGCGCCGATTTTATTGTGTCGCACCGCGAGCCATCCGGTGACACAGATACGCGAGACCAATACACCATTGCCTTGATTCGACTAGCGCTGGAAAAAACCAAAGCCGCTTACGGCGCTTATGAAATGCGCCCCATTCCTGCCAGCTACTACAAGCTTCGCGCACGCCTTGCCACTAGCAGCAATCAGTATCCCAACATTCTGCTCGAAGAAAGTTACGACGATGAGCTTGTCACTAAAAGCAAACTGGACTTTATTCCCTTTCCCATCGACCTGGGAATTCTGGGTTATCGGGTCTGCTTCGTAAGCCCGCAGCGCAAAGCGGACGTTGCGCGAATCACATCGATTGAGGAACTAAAAAAGTTTCGGCTCGGCCAGGGCATAGGCTGGCAGGATGCCAAAATACTGAAGCACAACGGCTTCAACGTGATTGAGGTGGAGGCCTATGAGAGCTTGTTTAAGATGGTCGCCGCCGGGCGAATTGATTTATTTTGTACCGGCGCCAATCAGGCCAGCGCTGAATTGCAGGCACACCAGACGCTAACACAGCTCAGTATCGATAACGCATTTACACTGGTGTACAAACTGCCGCGCTTTTTCTTTTTGCATCCGGATAATCAATTGTTGAAACGGCGCATCACCACCGGGTTAACACTCGCCTATAACGACGGCAGCATGCAGCAACTGTGGCAAGAAAATTTTGGTCCCGGCCTGCGCCAGATCCATTTACCAGAGCGCACTGTCTTTTACCTCGCCAACCCGTTTATTGCCCATCTGGACCGGGGTTATGAGCAATATCTTTTTTCCCCGCTCAATCCTCCATAA
- a CDS encoding SGNH/GDSL hydrolase family protein — MRYFCFCLLFLLASYSRANQFTPIQDYGDRQAPALWEKLQQLEKAGGNQTIRIIQLGDSHTAGDYFTGQLRQRLQRQFGNAGIGWLTPGYVTNQRSHQVLLRSLGKWTLSDSKIAKHNGIFPLGGLINTSTGNSILELKIKDPVAAGQWQLSIWQQSKQTPWSLALVGGKVTKLPGQGDSKGQNKGAVWQLSSQTIDASKLDKLRLLAPGGGKLGGVVLDRQTPGITLDALGINGAVANVINRWDGASLNQQLQWRDPHLIILAYGTNEAFGKDLVPQTYEEEMRQVIRKLRAAAPKAAILLIGAPSSAKTKAPNINGGCRLPLPPSLIKVQNSQRRIAHREKTLYWDWSAMMGGNCGAQVWLKQKVPFMRPDLVHMSPEGYAASADALYMALLREMDAGLKREQFRKEKSQ, encoded by the coding sequence ATGAGATATTTTTGCTTTTGCCTGTTGTTCCTGCTCGCGAGCTACTCGCGCGCCAATCAATTCACCCCGATCCAGGATTACGGCGACCGTCAGGCGCCAGCGCTGTGGGAAAAGCTCCAGCAACTTGAAAAAGCCGGTGGCAACCAAACGATCCGCATCATTCAACTGGGCGACTCCCATACGGCGGGCGATTACTTCACTGGCCAACTGCGCCAGCGTTTGCAGCGCCAGTTTGGCAACGCGGGCATTGGCTGGTTGACGCCCGGCTATGTCACCAACCAGCGGTCGCATCAAGTGCTGTTGCGTAGCTTGGGTAAATGGACACTCAGCGACAGTAAAATCGCCAAACACAACGGCATTTTCCCTCTTGGCGGGTTGATCAACACCTCTACCGGCAACTCGATTCTGGAGCTGAAAATCAAAGATCCGGTTGCCGCTGGCCAATGGCAACTGAGTATTTGGCAACAGTCCAAACAAACGCCCTGGAGCTTGGCGCTGGTGGGCGGCAAGGTCACCAAACTGCCAGGGCAGGGCGATTCCAAGGGACAAAACAAAGGTGCCGTCTGGCAACTCAGTAGCCAGACGATCGATGCCAGTAAACTGGATAAGCTGCGCTTACTCGCACCGGGCGGCGGCAAACTGGGTGGAGTAGTGCTGGATCGCCAGACCCCGGGGATTACTCTGGATGCGCTGGGCATTAACGGCGCGGTTGCCAATGTAATCAATCGCTGGGACGGCGCCAGCCTGAACCAACAACTGCAATGGCGCGACCCGCACCTGATCATCCTCGCCTATGGCACCAACGAGGCCTTCGGCAAGGATCTGGTGCCCCAGACTTATGAAGAGGAGATGCGCCAGGTAATTCGCAAACTGCGCGCCGCCGCACCCAAAGCTGCCATTTTGCTGATCGGCGCCCCCAGTTCAGCCAAAACCAAAGCGCCCAACATCAACGGTGGTTGCCGCCTCCCATTGCCGCCATCGCTGATCAAAGTCCAAAACAGCCAGCGCCGCATCGCCCACCGGGAAAAAACCCTCTACTGGGATTGGAGTGCGATGATGGGCGGCAACTGTGGCGCGCAAGTCTGGCTTAAACAAAAAGTACCCTTCATGCGACCGGATCTCGTGCACATGAGCCCCGAAGGCTACGCCGCCAGCGCCGATGCGCTCTACATGGCACTGCTGCGCGAAATGGATGCCGGATTAAAACGCGAGCAATTTCGCAAGGAGAAGTCACAATGA